From the genome of Marinitoga litoralis:
GCCAAAACTTTAGGGAATTGCTTTACAATGTTATGCATTATAACAGCATATTCCTTTTTATTTATTGATGATAAATCTATACTCAACTGTTACACCTCCTAACATTAATAGCTTATAAATATTGATTTTTTATAATCAATATTTATAAACTATTAACATAAAAATTTATAAATAAGGCGGGATAACCCCGCCCCGTTATTATAATTTAATTAGAATGGAAATTCAACATCAACTGTAAAGTTGTTTAAATCATTTTCATTATCAGGAACAACTAATAATCCTGTTTTTATAGCATAATTTAAGTATTCTATTTCAGCTAAGATTCTTGCAGGTACTAATCCTTTTGTATATTTCATTGGTGATAAACTAACACCATCTTCTAAAGCACCTAATACTTCTAATCCGCCTTTAAATCTGTTTCTGTAAGCATCTCTTACACCGTAATATGATGCATTGTCAACTCTTTTTAATGCACTTGCTAATACATAACCAGGAGCCATGTAATCTTGATCTGAGTCAACACCGATTGCAAAGTATCCTTCGCCTTTTTCATAATATGCATCGATAACTTTTGCTAAATCAGCATCTGCTGAAACATTATATACGCTTAATGATTTTTCTTTAGCAGCATCAATAACACCATTTCCACATGCACCAGCAGCTGCGAAGATAATATCTGCACCTTCTGCAAATTGTGCTAATGCCATTGATTTACCTTTTGCTGCGTCTACAAATGATTCTGTATAACCAACAACGATTTCTACATTTTCTCCGTAAATAGCATTGTATGTTTTTACACCAGCTACATAACCATATCTGAATCTTTCAACTGGAGGAATTGCGATACCACCGATGAATCCAACTTTTCCAGTTTTTGTCATAGCTGCAGCTAAGTAACCAACAAAGAATGCTGATTCTTGTTCTTTGAATAAGTATAATTGTACATTCTTAGGTACATTTCCGCCTTCTGGAGGAGCAATATCAATACCAATGAATTTTGTACTTGGATATTGAGGAGCAACATCAAATAATGCATTACTCATCATAAATCCAACAGCAATAACAACGTCAGCTTCTTTAGCAGCATTTGATAAGTTATCAACATAGTCACTTTGTTCTTTTGATTGAATAACTTGTGCATCAATACCGTATTTTTCTTTTGCCATTAAAACTCCGTTCCATGCGCCATCATTAAATGACTTGTCGCCAAGACCCCCTACGTCTGTTACCATTATAACTTTGAAAGCAAATGATGAAACTACTAATGCTAATAATAATACTAAAAGTACAGCTTTCTTCATAACCTTACCTCCCTTTATAGAATTTAATTATTTGCAACCCGCTTAATGCGGTAAATAATATCATTAATAATCCAAAAGTTGCATTTATTCCAAAAGTATGTGCATTTAATAATGGATATTTAAATTCGGATAAAACTTGAATTGTACTTGGTTTTATAAATGATAATATTGATGCAATTGCCATGATTATTATACCAGTTAATTTAAAGAATAATTTTTCATTTAAACTAAAGTATAGAAATCCTATAATTAAAAGGATAAATAATTTTGTACCCCAATCAGTAATAATAGCCTTTAAATTTATAGGTACATTTATATCATTGGAAAATACATTTAATAAGTTTGGTTTGTAATTTATTAATACCTTAGATTTTATTAATTTTGTTTCAAGGTTATTTTTGAATAAATTCATAAATTTATCGTCTGAATATTTTAAAATATTTATCATATGCTCATTGTATGTTTCTAATCCATTAGAAATATTTTCATATCTTTTTTGTGAATTTTTTTCAAATTCTTCTAATGATTTAATTAAATTATTTGTAATATCTGAATAAACTTCAATATTATCAATGTATAAACCTTTTTCCAATAAAGATAATGAAACTTTACCATCTTCAAAATTTAAATAATCTAATATATTGTTTTTTCCAGAATCTAATAAAAACTTCTTTAAAGAAAGATTATATATATTTCTTATTTCTGAATATTCTGCTGATAATTGTGATCCTATATATGCAACATCTTTATTTACAAAAGAATATGGGAAAATTAATATATCATTTAATAATGCTTGTTGCATTGGAGAATTATGAAAATCCATATTATTTTCCATTTTTATATCTTCTACATTATTAAATAATGGAATTGTAAATAAAAATCCAATTATTATAATTAATGCTATATTTGTTATTCTAGATAATACGGATAAATTTCTTCCAAAAGCTTTAAAGAAAAGAATAATTAATGTTAATAAGAATGCAGTTATAATAAATGAACCATAAATAAACGACGTAATTAAATCTTTAGAGAAGTTGAAATAGAATAATATATAAACAACTTCACTAATAGTAATACCTAAAAATGCCCATGATAATAATTTAGTCTTTTTAATAGCAAAAATAGCTAATATAATAACAATATAAACAATAAATCTTATCCATTCTTTACTTTTTTCAACCTTTGCGTTATTTAAAAATATTGAGATAATTTTTTGAGTGTCATCTTGAATTGTCTTTGGAACAAATGATAAAACTTTTGAAGCTAAATCATCAATTTCAATTTCTAAGTCTTCGCCAGTTATCATCATTTTTGAAATATCATTTATTCCTTCTTCTAATATATCTTTATTTTCTACAATTATGTTGTCAAAAAATTGATCAGATTCACCTTCGTATATATAATATTCAGGGAATTCAAGTTCTGCTCTTCTATTTTTCATTTTTTTCTTAGTTAAAGTCTTATTAGGAGAATCATTTACAAGTCCTAAAGCATACGCGATAGCGTTTTTAACGTATAAAAAACCATCGTCTTGTAAATATGAAGAATAATTTTCTAAAGCTAAATAAAATGCAGGTAAGGATCTAATAGTTTCTTCTTTTAATGATTTTCCAGAAAGAGTGCTTTCAACATATGCGAGAAATCCTGCAAATGCTATTTCTTCTTCTAATGATTCAAAATTATGATCTTCAGCTATAGTAGATAAATGTTTAGAAATGTATGAAGGTCTATCTGTGTATTCAGCGCTTCCAACCATTTGAGTTTTATAAAACTTATATAATCCTAAATTCTTTAATTCTGTAAAAAACCAGCTTAAATTTTCTGAGTTAGATTCATATTCATTAATATAAGTGGTATAAGAGCTTTTTATGTTATCCATATTTAATGAAAACATGTTTAAAGCAAGAAGTGAAAATATAATCAAAAAAATAACCTTTTTCACAAAAGCACCTCCTATAAAATGGCTAATATTATTATATCACAAATTTTAATTTTGGGAAAAATGCAAAAGGATATTATCATATTTTTATTTAATTTTCAAGAAGATAGTGTAATAGGTTTCATTAAATATATTAACATAAATTAATCAGAATAGAGTTATTTAAAGTTTAAAGCAAATAATCTTTATTTTTAAAGAATACATGCTATAATTGTATAAAAATAAGGTATGTTTAATAAATCTTTTTGGAATTTTAAAATTGAGGTGATATTATGAATATACTTGTTACAAATGATGATGGGATTATGGCTCCTGGAATATATGTTTTAAAAAAAGAGTTATCTAAAAAACATAATGTTTATGTTGTAGCTCCTGATGTAGAAAGAAGTGCTACAGGTCATGCGATTACAATAAGAAATCCGTTATGGGCTAAAAAAATCTTTTTAAATGATGAATTTTTAGGATATGCAGTTAATGGAACACCTGCTGATTGTGTTAAATTAGGCTTAGAAGCAATATACAAAGATATAGATTTTGATA
Proteins encoded in this window:
- a CDS encoding BMP family lipoprotein, translated to MKKAVLLVLLLALVVSSFAFKVIMVTDVGGLGDKSFNDGAWNGVLMAKEKYGIDAQVIQSKEQSDYVDNLSNAAKEADVVIAVGFMMSNALFDVAPQYPSTKFIGIDIAPPEGGNVPKNVQLYLFKEQESAFFVGYLAAAMTKTGKVGFIGGIAIPPVERFRYGYVAGVKTYNAIYGENVEIVVGYTESFVDAAKGKSMALAQFAEGADIIFAAAGACGNGVIDAAKEKSLSVYNVSADADLAKVIDAYYEKGEGYFAIGVDSDQDYMAPGYVLASALKRVDNASYYGVRDAYRNRFKGGLEVLGALEDGVSLSPMKYTKGLVPARILAEIEYLNYAIKTGLLVVPDNENDLNNFTVDVEFPF